One genomic region from Streptomyces sp. NBC_00582 encodes:
- a CDS encoding alpha/beta fold hydrolase, which produces MSDSTDDLFTNGFERIVIPGAGHFQHLEQPKTVADHILGFLNS; this is translated from the coding sequence TTGAGCGACAGCACGGACGACCTGTTCACGAACGGCTTCGAACGCATCGTCATACCCGGCGCGGGGCACTTCCAGCACCTCGAACAGCCCAAGACGGTCGCCGACCACATCCTCGGCTTCCTGAACAGCTGA
- a CDS encoding alpha/beta fold hydrolase, which translates to MSRTRDTEAGISKLSPDHSWKRLTPMEFEHVTFDLPHGTFHALQGGDPDGRPTLVLHGFPDHPPTAKPFLAELGRRGRHVLAPWLRGYAPSPTAGPFDFASLTSDVLALIDRWSPGRAVELVGHDWGAFITYDAVATAPERIERAVTLAIPHPRTFLKLLRPAQLRRSWHMGLFQLPGTGWLAGARDLALIDHLWRQWSPGLSLDPALQAELHKDLRASMPAPLKYYRQMMRPSMLGVLRRTSQPIKVPLLQLHGADDGGILPPQIDDRHRFAAPHALEIVPDVGHFLHVEAPEAIAERIAAWAQ; encoded by the coding sequence ATGTCCAGAACCAGAGACACAGAAGCCGGCATCAGCAAACTCTCGCCCGACCACTCTTGGAAACGGCTGACACCCATGGAGTTCGAACACGTCACGTTCGACCTGCCACACGGCACCTTCCACGCGCTGCAGGGTGGTGACCCCGATGGGCGACCGACGCTCGTCCTGCACGGCTTCCCGGACCATCCGCCGACCGCGAAGCCCTTCCTCGCCGAGCTCGGCCGCCGCGGACGTCACGTCCTCGCACCCTGGCTTCGCGGTTACGCGCCGTCCCCGACCGCGGGGCCGTTCGACTTCGCATCCCTCACCAGCGACGTGCTCGCGCTGATCGACCGCTGGTCTCCCGGGCGAGCCGTGGAGTTGGTCGGCCACGACTGGGGCGCCTTCATCACCTACGATGCCGTCGCCACCGCGCCGGAGCGGATCGAACGCGCGGTCACGCTCGCCATCCCCCACCCACGCACGTTCCTGAAGCTGCTGCGCCCCGCGCAGCTGCGCCGGAGCTGGCACATGGGGCTCTTTCAACTGCCGGGAACCGGCTGGCTGGCCGGCGCCCGCGATCTCGCCCTCATCGACCACCTCTGGCGTCAGTGGTCGCCCGGCCTCTCGCTCGATCCAGCTCTCCAGGCGGAGCTGCACAAGGACCTGCGGGCGAGCATGCCCGCGCCCCTGAAGTACTACCGGCAGATGATGCGACCCAGCATGCTCGGGGTGTTGCGCCGCACGTCTCAGCCGATCAAGGTACCCCTGCTGCAGCTCCACGGTGCCGACGACGGCGGCATCCTCCCCCCGCAGATCGACGACCGGCATCGGTTCGCCGCCCCGCACGCGCTGGAGATCGTCCCCGACGTCGGTCACTTCCTGCACGTCGAGGCCCCCGAGGCGATCGCGGAACGGATCGCGGCATGGGCCCAGTAG
- a CDS encoding NAD(P)/FAD-dependent oxidoreductase, with translation MNDKETQETTAVATPADASDALAEGTVDAVVIGGGAAGLNGALILARSRRSVVVIDSGSPRNAPAEAVHGLLALDGTPPSEILRRGREQVRQYGGRVIHGQVVSAGPAAPSADGDLRFTVTLADGRHLTARRILVATGVKDVLPEVPGLAQHWGHSVVHCPYCHGWEVRDEPIGVLATGPASIGPALLFRQLTEDLTYFTNETDLDEDTRTRFAARGIRVIDTPVTEIVNDEDGALAGVRLADGQFVARRVLGVVPQMQARTKGLEGLNLPIQDLPTGRTFASGTDGTTEVPGVWVAGNVTDPVAQVGASAAAGALAGIDINKKLAVADTDAALQKITA, from the coding sequence ATGAACGACAAGGAAACGCAGGAGACCACGGCTGTGGCCACTCCCGCAGACGCGAGCGACGCACTGGCCGAGGGGACCGTCGACGCGGTGGTGATCGGCGGGGGCGCCGCGGGGCTGAACGGTGCACTGATCCTCGCCCGCTCCCGCCGCTCGGTCGTCGTGATCGACAGCGGCTCCCCGCGCAACGCACCCGCCGAGGCCGTGCACGGCCTCCTCGCCCTGGACGGCACCCCGCCGTCCGAGATCCTTCGACGGGGCCGGGAGCAGGTGCGCCAGTACGGCGGACGCGTCATCCACGGCCAGGTGGTCTCGGCCGGGCCCGCCGCCCCCTCGGCGGACGGGGACCTGCGCTTCACCGTCACCCTGGCCGACGGCCGCCACCTCACCGCCCGCCGCATCCTGGTCGCCACCGGCGTGAAGGACGTACTCCCGGAGGTGCCCGGGCTCGCCCAGCACTGGGGACACAGTGTGGTGCACTGCCCGTACTGCCACGGCTGGGAGGTACGCGACGAACCCATCGGCGTCCTCGCCACCGGCCCCGCTTCCATCGGCCCCGCACTGTTGTTCCGCCAGCTGACCGAGGACCTCACCTACTTCACCAACGAAACCGACCTCGACGAGGACACCCGCACCCGCTTCGCCGCCCGCGGCATCCGCGTCATCGACACCCCGGTCACCGAGATCGTCAACGACGAGGACGGTGCCCTCGCCGGGGTGCGCCTGGCCGACGGCCAGTTCGTGGCCCGCCGCGTCCTCGGGGTCGTCCCGCAGATGCAGGCCCGCACAAAGGGCCTGGAAGGCCTGAACCTGCCGATACAGGACCTGCCCACGGGCCGCACTTTCGCCTCCGGCACAGACGGCACCACCGAGGTGCCGGGTGTGTGGGTGGCCGGCAACGTCACCGATCCGGTCGCCCAGGTCGGGGCCTCCGCAGCAGCCGGCGCACTCGCCGGCATCGACATCAACAAGAAACTGGCCGTCGCGGACACCGACGCGGCCCTCCAGAAGATCACCGCGTAA
- a CDS encoding oxidoreductase — translation MQTAPPVALVSGASSGIGRAAARALVGAGFAVVGTSRNAANAEPLPGVTFLDLDVADDESVRSLVEEVIERFGRIDVLVNNAGVGAVGAGEESSIHQAKEVFDINVFGVMRMTNAVLPHMRAQGSGRVVNVSSVLGLIPAPFMAVYAATKHAVEGYSESVDHELREHGVRVLLVEPAYTSTSFEASSMAPDAPLPIYAAQREISRDVLATAVRNADHPDVVAKVIVAAATDSKPKLRYTAGPMARRVSALRRIVPSRAFDQQVRKLNRLAG, via the coding sequence ATGCAGACAGCTCCCCCAGTAGCCCTCGTGTCGGGCGCCTCCTCCGGGATCGGGCGGGCGGCAGCGCGCGCCCTCGTGGGTGCCGGCTTCGCGGTGGTCGGCACGAGCCGCAACGCGGCGAACGCCGAGCCGCTCCCCGGGGTGACGTTCCTCGATCTCGACGTGGCCGACGACGAGTCGGTCCGCTCCCTGGTCGAGGAGGTGATCGAGCGGTTCGGCCGAATCGACGTCCTGGTCAACAACGCCGGCGTGGGCGCGGTCGGCGCCGGCGAGGAGAGCTCGATCCACCAGGCCAAGGAGGTCTTCGACATCAACGTCTTCGGCGTGATGCGGATGACCAACGCAGTGCTGCCCCACATGCGCGCCCAGGGCAGTGGCCGCGTGGTCAACGTCTCCTCGGTCCTCGGTCTGATCCCAGCCCCCTTCATGGCCGTCTACGCCGCCACCAAGCACGCGGTCGAGGGCTACTCCGAGTCCGTCGACCACGAGCTTCGCGAGCACGGCGTCCGGGTGCTGCTGGTCGAGCCGGCCTACACCAGCACGAGTTTCGAGGCGAGCAGCATGGCGCCCGACGCGCCCCTGCCGATCTACGCCGCACAGCGGGAGATCTCCCGGGACGTGCTGGCCACGGCCGTGCGCAACGCCGACCACCCGGACGTCGTCGCGAAGGTGATCGTCGCGGCCGCCACCGATTCCAAGCCCAAGCTCCGCTACACCGCCGGCCCGATGGCCAGACGCGTCAGCGCCCTGCGCCGGATCGTGCCCTCGCGCGCCTTCGACCAACAGGTCCGCAAGCTCAACCGACTGGCCGGCTGA
- a CDS encoding methyltransferase domain-containing protein, whose amino-acid sequence MLAVLDAMDQMPSASLLRARSYELLSLVPGSSVVDVGCGAGRAVAELAERGVHAVGVDPDPWILAEARKRWPGAEFREAGAEDLPFADGSVRGYRADKVFQFLQEPWRAVTEARRVLCPGGRIALVGQDWDAIMIDSDDAALTRTIVHARADLLGTPRAARQYRNLLLDGGFNDVTVEVHTSVFTDPAMLSLPTMLAESACTIGAVSRDQADEWLAEQRRRAEADRFLIALPYFVAAASA is encoded by the coding sequence ATGCTGGCCGTCCTCGACGCGATGGACCAGATGCCGAGCGCCAGCCTGCTGCGGGCCCGCTCCTACGAGCTGCTGTCTCTTGTCCCGGGCTCGTCCGTCGTGGACGTCGGCTGCGGTGCCGGGCGGGCCGTCGCCGAGCTGGCCGAGCGTGGCGTCCACGCGGTGGGCGTGGATCCCGATCCGTGGATCCTGGCCGAGGCCCGGAAACGGTGGCCGGGGGCCGAGTTCCGGGAAGCGGGGGCGGAGGATCTGCCGTTCGCCGACGGAAGTGTGCGCGGCTACCGTGCCGACAAGGTCTTCCAATTCCTTCAGGAGCCGTGGCGCGCGGTGACGGAAGCGCGGCGCGTCCTCTGCCCGGGCGGCAGGATCGCCCTGGTCGGGCAGGACTGGGACGCCATCATGATCGACTCTGATGACGCGGCGCTCACCCGCACGATCGTGCACGCCCGCGCCGACCTCCTGGGCACCCCCCGCGCCGCCCGCCAGTACCGCAACCTGCTCCTGGACGGCGGCTTCAACGACGTCACCGTCGAGGTGCACACCAGCGTGTTCACCGATCCAGCGATGCTGTCATTGCCCACCATGCTCGCCGAGTCGGCCTGCACGATCGGTGCCGTCAGCCGTGACCAGGCCGATGAGTGGCTCGCCGAACAGCGCCGACGCGCCGAGGCCGACCGCTTCCTCATCGCCCTTCCGTACTTCGTGGCTGCCGCCTCCGCCTAG
- a CDS encoding ATP-binding protein, protein MSGQLMPCAPEEIGSLFLFEKLSAEQLDRLCSAGRVELFGPGPVFTEGDPATDFYVMVEGTLVMSRRVGSDDIEVSRTSQRGVYAGAVMAYLWDGKPQRYMNSVRVSEPTRFFVLPAASFANLVHEWFPMAVHLLEGLALGSQTFQRAVGQRERLLALGSLSAGLTHELNNPAAAAARATSSLRDRVAHMRNKLGAIASGPYHGDVLKALVDLQERTAERVSKASALSPLEASDREDELADWLDDHGVPNGWQIAPTFVQAGLDVDWLEQVAAAIGEQEILPSAIECLNYTVEAELLMSEIEDSTTRISHLVDAAKQYSQLDRAPYQVTDVHELLDSTLMMLSGKIGQQIKVVKEYDRTLPRIPAYPAELNQVWTNLIDNAVQAMNSVGGEGTLTVRTALEHDRLLVEFRDTGPGVPADIRGRIFDPFFTTKPVGEGTGLGLDISWRIVVNKHHGDLKVESVPGDTRFQVLLPLTAIDTEPDTVPDPAQEPS, encoded by the coding sequence ATGAGCGGGCAACTGATGCCGTGCGCCCCCGAGGAGATCGGGTCGCTGTTCCTCTTCGAGAAGCTCAGTGCCGAGCAGCTCGACAGGCTGTGCAGCGCGGGACGGGTCGAACTGTTCGGCCCCGGACCTGTGTTCACCGAAGGTGACCCGGCGACCGACTTCTACGTGATGGTCGAGGGCACGCTCGTCATGTCGCGCCGGGTGGGCAGCGACGACATCGAGGTGAGCCGCACGTCCCAGCGAGGGGTGTACGCGGGGGCCGTGATGGCGTACCTCTGGGACGGGAAACCGCAGCGGTACATGAACTCGGTGCGGGTGTCGGAGCCGACGCGGTTCTTCGTGCTGCCCGCCGCATCGTTCGCGAACCTCGTCCACGAGTGGTTTCCGATGGCGGTCCATCTCCTGGAGGGGCTCGCCCTCGGTTCGCAGACCTTTCAGCGGGCCGTCGGGCAGCGCGAACGGCTGCTCGCGCTGGGCTCGCTGTCCGCAGGCCTCACCCATGAGCTCAACAACCCGGCCGCGGCGGCCGCACGAGCCACCTCGTCACTCAGGGACCGGGTCGCGCACATGCGCAACAAGCTCGGCGCCATCGCCTCGGGCCCCTACCACGGCGACGTCCTGAAGGCCCTGGTCGACCTCCAGGAGCGTACGGCCGAGCGGGTCTCCAAGGCGTCGGCACTGAGCCCGCTCGAGGCGTCCGACCGGGAGGACGAACTCGCCGACTGGCTGGACGACCACGGTGTCCCAAACGGCTGGCAGATCGCGCCGACCTTCGTGCAGGCCGGTCTCGACGTCGACTGGCTGGAGCAGGTCGCGGCGGCCATCGGCGAGCAGGAGATCCTGCCCAGTGCCATCGAGTGCCTCAACTACACGGTCGAGGCCGAGCTGTTGATGTCCGAGATCGAGGACTCCACCACCCGTATCTCGCACCTCGTCGACGCCGCCAAGCAGTACTCGCAGCTGGACCGCGCGCCCTACCAGGTCACGGATGTGCACGAACTCCTCGACAGCACGCTGATGATGCTGTCCGGGAAGATCGGGCAGCAGATCAAGGTGGTCAAGGAGTACGACCGGACCCTGCCGAGGATTCCGGCCTACCCGGCCGAGCTGAACCAGGTGTGGACGAACCTGATCGACAACGCGGTGCAGGCCATGAACAGTGTGGGCGGGGAGGGGACGTTGACCGTCCGGACCGCGCTGGAGCACGACCGGCTGCTGGTGGAGTTCCGGGACACCGGGCCCGGGGTGCCGGCGGACATCCGCGGGCGGATCTTCGACCCCTTCTTCACCACCAAACCGGTGGGCGAGGGCACCGGGCTCGGGCTCGACATCTCCTGGCGGATCGTCGTCAACAAGCACCACGGTGACCTGAAAGTCGAGTCCGTACCCGGCGACACCCGCTTCCAGGTGCTGCTCCCCCTCACCGCCATCGACACCGAGCCCGATACCGTCCCCGACCCGGCCCAGGAGCCCTCATGA
- a CDS encoding alpha/beta fold hydrolase yields MTQATQRPPFGEDSPAGGSQATDRVRRRTVQAGGLEVPILEAGSGPLVVLLHGFPDHAASWTGTLDRLAQEGYWAVAPAQRGYWPGGAAPDGSYRIASTGQDVLTLIEALGREQADLIGHDFGAAAAYAAASLDARRVRKLVTMAVPHGRQLLNALVADGDQQRRSWYMFFFQTAMAEAAVERDDFAFIDRLWREWSPGYELPDAERAALKETLGAPGVLTEILGYYRQLFTPPADEAAQALQARAFGTITVPSLYLHGADDNCMTVELSDGMDDLFTNGFERVVIPGAGHFLHLEQPKTVADHILGFLNR; encoded by the coding sequence ATGACACAGGCGACCCAGCGACCGCCCTTTGGCGAGGACTCCCCGGCCGGGGGGTCCCAGGCGACCGACCGCGTCCGTCGTCGGACGGTTCAGGCAGGCGGACTGGAGGTTCCGATCCTCGAGGCCGGCAGCGGGCCGCTCGTGGTGCTCCTCCACGGGTTTCCCGACCACGCCGCCAGCTGGACAGGGACCCTCGACCGCCTCGCCCAGGAAGGGTACTGGGCGGTCGCGCCCGCACAGCGCGGATACTGGCCCGGCGGCGCGGCCCCCGACGGCTCCTACCGCATTGCCTCGACCGGTCAGGACGTCCTGACCCTGATCGAAGCGCTCGGGCGCGAGCAGGCGGATCTCATCGGCCACGACTTCGGCGCCGCGGCGGCGTACGCGGCAGCGAGCCTCGACGCCAGACGGGTCCGCAAGCTGGTCACCATGGCGGTTCCCCATGGCCGTCAACTGCTGAACGCACTGGTCGCCGACGGTGACCAGCAGCGACGCAGCTGGTACATGTTCTTCTTCCAGACCGCCATGGCGGAGGCGGCCGTCGAGCGCGACGACTTCGCCTTCATCGACCGGCTGTGGCGGGAATGGTCACCCGGTTACGAGCTGCCGGACGCGGAGCGCGCCGCGCTCAAGGAAACCCTGGGTGCTCCAGGAGTCCTGACCGAGATCCTCGGCTACTACCGCCAGTTGTTCACGCCCCCCGCGGACGAGGCGGCCCAAGCCCTGCAAGCCCGGGCCTTCGGCACCATCACCGTCCCGTCGCTCTACCTCCACGGCGCCGACGACAACTGCATGACCGTGGAGTTGAGCGACGGCATGGACGACCTGTTCACGAACGGCTTCGAACGCGTCGTCATACCCGGCGCAGGGCACTTCCTGCACCTCGAACAGCCCAAGACGGTCGCCGACCACATCCTCGGCTTCCTGAACCGCTGA
- a CDS encoding VOC family protein: MTRPPRRDHPNGRRGAVRQTEVDRLPVLGARHVEIGQGEQSWTTLVDPHGNEFCLLGPRRSRPERSRATTTQCLKGGAAPSRRRPVIRSLEVRDVWHRPRTLRGPSS, from the coding sequence ATCACTCGACCCCCGCGGCGAGACCACCCGAATGGGCGTCGCGGGGCCGTCCGGCAGACCGAGGTCGACCGGCTGCCGGTCCTCGGGGCGCGGCACGTGGAGATCGGCCAGGGAGAGCAGTCCTGGACCACACTGGTGGACCCGCACGGCAACGAGTTCTGCCTGCTCGGCCCGCGGCGGAGCCGACCGGAGCGAAGCAGGGCGACGACCACACAATGTCTGAAAGGCGGCGCGGCACCGAGCCGGCGCCGACCGGTGATCCGATCACTCGAGGTGAGAGACGTATGGCACAGACCGCGGACGCTGCGCGGACCGTCATCATGA
- a CDS encoding FAD-dependent oxidoreductase, whose protein sequence is MAQTADAARTVIMTVDDDPGVSRAVARDLRRRYGASYRIVRAESGESALEALRELKLRGDLVAVILADYRMPQMNGIEFLEQALDIYPGARRVLLTAYADTNAAIDAINVVDLDHYLLKPWDPPEEKLYPVLDDLLEAWRCSDYKPVPATKVIGHRWSARSSDVREFLARNQVPYRWYSTEEPEGQRLLTAAGQDGQRLPVVITAEGTALVEPEVPELAAHVGLATTPTADFYDLVVIGGGPAGLGAAVYGASEGLRTVLVERSATGGQAGQSSRIENYLGFPDGVSGGQLTDRARRQATKFGAEILSAREVTGLESSGAARLVRFADGSQIAAHSVILATGVSYRKLEAPGADELSGRGVFYGSALTEAAACQGHDVYIVGGANSAGQAAMYLARGAKSVTLLVRGADLTASMSHYLIQQIAESPNIFVRAHTVVEAAHGDNHLEQLTLRDTTSGQTELVDAQWLFVFIGAAPLTDWLDGTVSRDERGFILAGPDLTADGRPPANWELDRPPYHLETDIPGVFVAGDARAESAKRVASAVGEGAMAVMLVHRYLEQS, encoded by the coding sequence ATGGCACAGACCGCGGACGCTGCGCGGACCGTCATCATGACCGTGGACGACGACCCCGGGGTCTCCCGCGCCGTCGCCCGCGACCTGCGGCGGCGCTACGGCGCCTCGTACCGGATCGTGCGCGCGGAGTCCGGCGAGTCCGCGCTGGAGGCGCTGCGGGAACTGAAGCTGCGCGGCGACCTCGTGGCGGTGATCCTGGCCGACTACCGCATGCCGCAGATGAACGGCATCGAGTTCCTCGAACAGGCCCTGGACATCTATCCGGGCGCCCGGCGGGTGCTGCTGACCGCCTACGCGGACACCAACGCGGCAATCGACGCGATCAACGTCGTCGACCTCGACCACTACCTCCTCAAGCCATGGGACCCGCCCGAGGAGAAGCTCTACCCGGTCCTGGACGACCTGCTGGAGGCGTGGCGGTGCAGCGACTACAAGCCGGTGCCCGCCACCAAGGTGATCGGACACCGCTGGTCGGCCCGCTCGTCGGACGTACGGGAGTTCCTGGCCCGCAACCAGGTGCCGTACCGCTGGTACTCCACCGAGGAGCCCGAGGGGCAGCGGCTGCTGACCGCCGCAGGGCAGGACGGGCAGCGGCTGCCGGTGGTGATCACGGCGGAAGGTACGGCGCTCGTCGAGCCGGAGGTGCCGGAACTGGCCGCGCACGTGGGCCTGGCGACGACACCCACGGCCGACTTCTACGACCTGGTCGTCATCGGCGGCGGCCCGGCAGGGCTCGGTGCGGCGGTGTACGGGGCCTCGGAGGGGCTGCGTACGGTGCTCGTGGAGCGGTCGGCGACCGGCGGGCAGGCCGGACAGAGCTCGCGGATCGAGAACTACCTGGGCTTCCCCGACGGCGTCTCCGGCGGCCAGCTCACCGACCGGGCGCGACGCCAGGCCACCAAGTTCGGCGCCGAGATCCTCTCCGCGCGGGAGGTGACCGGTCTGGAGAGCAGCGGGGCGGCCCGGCTCGTACGGTTCGCGGACGGGTCGCAGATCGCGGCGCACAGCGTGATCCTGGCGACCGGTGTGTCGTACCGGAAGCTGGAGGCGCCGGGTGCCGACGAGTTGTCGGGCCGCGGGGTGTTCTACGGGTCCGCGCTCACCGAGGCCGCCGCCTGCCAGGGCCACGACGTGTACATCGTCGGCGGCGCCAACTCGGCCGGGCAGGCGGCGATGTACCTGGCCCGGGGCGCCAAGTCGGTCACTCTGCTGGTGCGCGGAGCGGACCTCACCGCGTCGATGTCGCACTATTTGATCCAGCAGATCGCCGAGTCGCCGAACATCTTTGTACGGGCCCACACGGTCGTCGAGGCCGCGCACGGCGACAACCACCTGGAACAGCTGACGTTGCGCGACACGACGAGCGGGCAGACCGAACTCGTCGACGCGCAATGGCTGTTCGTGTTCATCGGCGCGGCCCCGCTGACCGACTGGCTGGACGGCACGGTGTCGCGGGACGAGCGCGGGTTCATCCTCGCCGGGCCCGATCTGACCGCCGACGGGCGGCCACCGGCCAACTGGGAGCTGGACCGGCCGCCGTACCACCTGGAGACCGACATTCCCGGCGTGTTCGTCGCCGGGGACGCGCGCGCCGAGTCCGCGAAGCGGGTCGCGTCCGCCGTCGGAGAGGGAGCCATGGCCGTGATGCTCGTCCACCGGTATCTGGAGCAGTCATGA
- a CDS encoding FAD-dependent monooxygenase, with protein sequence MKDTTMSERNPVDKNTTSRQRALVVGLGISGIASALRLHRAGWDVVVLEKAPERRRGGYFIALFGTGLAAAERLGFADAVPNRFAPEGVSYAVDRTGRRRPGVSYADVFGGSRMVLRGDIEEAAFTALPDEVEIRYSTVPTALDQYLDGVDVEIRDLTTETTTVERFDLVVGADGLRSTVRRLAFEPEQSPIRRLNYMIAVYRLPEPIPGYRPQDGLSMIEAGRSVWVFSFADRPPSVMFSYRTDDVDAEFTRPAIDSLRAAYGPQPTGSTLGWLLDQFEKAPDHLFDSAEQVHLDHWHRGRVVLVGDAAWCLTVYSAMGASTGLAGADLLGTMLERHPHDVPRALQDWEDHLRPFIEHHLGSAVGQRSFFTPGNRAELLLRSVMLRLARLPIAGRLLARTRTNNARMKGLDIAAAAA encoded by the coding sequence ATGAAGGACACGACAATGTCGGAGCGCAATCCCGTGGACAAGAACACGACATCGCGACAGCGGGCCCTGGTGGTCGGCCTCGGGATCAGCGGGATCGCCTCCGCACTGCGACTGCATCGCGCGGGCTGGGACGTGGTGGTGCTGGAGAAGGCCCCCGAGCGGCGCCGCGGCGGCTACTTCATCGCCCTGTTCGGGACCGGGCTCGCCGCCGCCGAACGGCTGGGCTTCGCCGATGCGGTGCCGAATCGCTTCGCTCCGGAAGGCGTGAGCTACGCCGTCGACCGAACGGGCCGGCGCCGCCCCGGTGTGAGCTACGCCGATGTGTTCGGCGGGTCTCGCATGGTACTGCGGGGCGACATCGAAGAAGCGGCCTTCACCGCCCTGCCCGACGAGGTCGAGATCCGGTACTCGACCGTGCCGACCGCGCTGGACCAGTACCTCGACGGGGTGGACGTCGAGATCCGCGACCTGACGACGGAGACGACGACTGTCGAGCGGTTCGACCTGGTGGTCGGGGCAGACGGACTGCGCTCGACGGTGCGCCGACTCGCGTTCGAGCCCGAGCAGAGCCCGATCCGTCGGCTGAACTACATGATCGCCGTGTACAGACTGCCCGAGCCGATACCCGGCTACCGCCCGCAGGACGGGCTGAGCATGATCGAGGCGGGCCGATCGGTGTGGGTGTTCTCGTTCGCCGACCGTCCGCCGTCGGTGATGTTCTCCTACCGCACCGACGACGTGGACGCCGAGTTCACCCGGCCGGCCATCGACTCGCTGCGCGCCGCCTACGGCCCCCAGCCCACCGGCTCCACGCTCGGTTGGCTGCTCGACCAGTTCGAGAAGGCCCCGGACCACCTGTTCGACTCCGCCGAGCAGGTGCACCTCGACCACTGGCACCGCGGCCGAGTCGTGCTCGTCGGCGACGCCGCGTGGTGCCTGACCGTCTACTCCGCCATGGGGGCATCCACCGGCCTCGCCGGGGCGGACCTGCTCGGCACCATGCTGGAACGCCACCCCCACGACGTGCCACGAGCACTGCAGGACTGGGAGGACCACCTGCGCCCGTTCATCGAACACCACCTCGGCAGCGCTGTGGGCCAGCGCAGTTTCTTCACCCCAGGCAACCGCGCCGAGTTGCTGCTTCGGTCCGTGATGCTCCGCCTCGCCCGGCTGCCGATCGCCGGCCGGCTGCTCGCCAGGACGAGGACCAACAATGCGCGGATGAAAGGCCTGGATATCGCCGCCGCTGCAGCGTGA
- a CDS encoding maleylpyruvate isomerase family mycothiol-dependent enzyme: protein MTEAADRIIDALRSGHDHLAAVVHRLTTADLTRPSGASEWDVSQVLGHLGSGAEIGLAVLEGAMGGTGAPDGDFNKSVWARWDAMTPAEHAEGFVTANQALVERYEGLDAGARSDLRIDLGFLPAPVDVATAAGLRLGELTHHSWDVEVAFDPSTTLASAAIGPLLDQAGMMLGFIGKADALENRPVAVAVHTTAPERAFGLSVGETVALTGEPENADAVLTAPAEWWLRLVAGRHAPAHTPSSVTLTGDTVTLDDLRRIFPGF from the coding sequence ATGACTGAAGCCGCAGACCGGATCATCGACGCCCTGCGCAGCGGGCACGACCACCTCGCCGCTGTGGTGCACAGACTCACCACGGCCGATCTCACCCGCCCGTCCGGCGCGTCGGAGTGGGACGTCTCCCAGGTGCTCGGCCATCTGGGCAGCGGCGCCGAAATAGGCCTGGCCGTACTGGAGGGCGCGATGGGCGGTACGGGTGCCCCCGACGGCGACTTCAACAAGTCGGTGTGGGCCCGCTGGGACGCGATGACCCCGGCCGAGCACGCCGAAGGCTTCGTCACCGCCAACCAGGCGCTGGTCGAACGCTACGAGGGCCTCGACGCGGGGGCCCGCAGCGACCTCCGGATCGACCTCGGCTTCCTGCCCGCGCCGGTGGACGTCGCGACCGCGGCGGGGCTCCGGCTCGGTGAGCTCACCCACCACTCGTGGGACGTCGAGGTGGCCTTCGACCCGTCGACGACCCTGGCGTCCGCCGCGATCGGGCCGCTCCTCGACCAGGCCGGCATGATGCTGGGCTTCATCGGCAAGGCGGACGCCCTGGAGAACCGCCCCGTCGCCGTCGCGGTGCACACCACCGCACCCGAGCGCGCCTTCGGTCTCTCGGTCGGCGAGACGGTCGCGCTCACCGGCGAACCCGAGAACGCCGACGCCGTGCTGACGGCTCCCGCCGAGTGGTGGCTGCGACTCGTCGCCGGTCGGCACGCCCCCGCCCACACCCCCTCTTCCGTGACCCTCACCGGTGACACCGTCACCCTCGACGACCTGCGCAGGATTTTCCCCGGGTTCTGA